GCCTTGGATGTTTGCTGTACCCGTCAAGATAAGTGAAGCATTGCAATCTGACGTAGGATTATAAGCACCTCAAACGAAGGTAACGATAATAAAGTGCTATTACCTTTATTTATTGACTTACGGTAACTTCTAATATTACTAGGGCGTTGTTATTAACTATTATTAGGCGCAATGTAGAGATGCGTCGTTGAACTCATTTATAATTAAGAATCCCTTATCTAGGGATTTTTTATGTCTATATTTCAATATAACTTGGGAGGCGGAGTGCAAATAGAGATTTAATGCCACAACATCTAAAGTTGTTTTTATAGCCTATAGTGATTCAAATATCAGAAAATATTATAGGTATATATTCGTATTAAAAGCAGCTGTTAACACTGTTAATTTGAGCTTTAAGCCATAAAAAAGCAAGACATTAGATGTCTTGCTTTTTTATTTAAAACGTCACAATATTATTCAAACTAACGATCAGCCTGGGAATACTTCTGACATGATGCAGGCTGCCAATAGATCTCTGTGACAAAAAATTCATCACCAAGCAGTCTTCCTTCGTAGCTATTATCAAAAATAACTTTATAGCGGCAGGTCTCTATATTCTTATTTGCATTAGAGAATTTGAGAATATAATCCCATTCGCGGGCGTTAAACCCTTCTTGAAAGTGTGGCGTACCAATCAGCTCATAGATCTCACTTTTGGTAGTGCCGACCTTAATTTTGGCCACGTCGCTTTGGTCAACGAGTTTACCCGATTTTTGCCATGCCTTACTTTCATCAGGAAATATTAAGTCATTAGCATCAACTGATCCATACTGAGCGCCAGGACTTACGTGCCAAGTACAACCCGTTGCAGTTAACAGTAAAGCAGTAGCCAGTAGGCCATAACGGTATAGATGTAAATTCATTATGCGTTCCTTGATAGGTCTTGAGTGAATTGACAGCACCTATTTATTGAAAATAGACACTGTCATCTTACGTTTGATTAAATTAGAAATGGAAGCCTGCACCAATGGATCCACCAGCATTACCCTGGGTATCCGCAGTACCACTTACCTTCATCACCCAACGTCCGTTATCAGAAACTCTAGAGACACCAACCGCTACTGCGCTTTCACCATTATAAGTCGCGATACCGCCACCTACCATAGATCTACCTGCGATATTAGACTGTGGTAATGAAGACATTGCCATCGCTGCTGAGATACCAGCATTCGCATCATCTTCAACCTCACCAATTCTGTAGCCTAACTCGTTGACGCTATTACCAAGTCTCCTCTCCATACGACTTAACTGACCGAAGTTGACGGCGTCGTCAAGTTCTCTGCCATCAACAACACCCTTAATACCGGCTGCGGTCATATTTGGACCAGCGGCAGCGCCTGCGCTGTCTCTGAAACTTACACCTGTTTGATCAACGACCGTGCCATTTTTGCCTTCAGCATCAGTGGCAGAGAAGCCGTTTGCGCCATGGATGCTTCTGTTCTTGCCGTCAGTGACATCTGTGCCGGCACTGGTTGCGGTTGTTATGTTAGCGCCTGTAGCAATGGTTTGGCCAAGTGCTGTGATGTTATTGGCGTTGCCAGTAAGATCTGTTTGACTTGAACCTGTCGCACTATATTTAGTAGTATAATCACCGTTAGTAACGCTAGTACCAACAGCAGTGACTGTAGTTATATTACCTGCGCCATCATCAGCCTTGACGCTATCAACATTTAGGTTTTTAGAAGTAGATACACGATAATTAGTAGAGCCATCTCCGTTGGGTACTGAATCTACAACAATATTATCACCAGCGGTTACTGTGGTCTTAGCTGCCGCCGCTGTATTGACAGATTTGATTGCCTCATGAATACTACTTTTACCAGTATCGCCGATATTAGCGTTCGTGAAGTTACCAGTAGATGGGTTATAAACTGTAGTACCACCAATGATACCTGCGACACCAGCGCCTTGAGCATACAACTGACCGCCATTGATAGCATCTTTACTTCCTGTAGCAACAGAACCATCTGCAACGCCACTCAATACACGATCACCAGCTGTACCAGAGAAGTTTACGTTAGTACCACCTGTTGTACCACCTACAGTGATGTTGCCAGTACCAGTAGGATTTTGCCGAACGATGCCAGTGGTGCCATTAGTTAGATTATTGATAGCAGTAGTGTTATTTCCAATGTTGTTAGTGTTGGTGGTAGTACGACCATCCAGATTGCCCAGTGCATCGCCAACATTATTAAAGACGTCAGCCCCATTGTTCAGGGTATACGTTGGCGCAGTATAGACGTTAGTTGTTGCGTTATAAGTTGCCCCGCCGCCCAGCGCTGCCATATTGCCTGCAACATTGGTATTGGTTCTATTTAACTGACGACCATTGATAGCTTGCTGACTAGTCGAAGTGATATCACCATCTAATATATCAACGATTTTAGATTGATTGACGCTTAAGCCTCTAGCATCAGTGGTTAATACAGTATCATTGGTTCCGTCACCGATAGTCACTTGATTAACCGTAATGTCATCAGCAAGATCATAGTTAATACCGTTGTCGCTATTGGTTGTGACTAGGTTACCATCAGTGTTAGTGAAGTTAACGGTTTGACCAAGTTCGACATTATCAACAGTACTGCTACCACCTTTAATATTAAAGCCTTGATCAGCAGCAGCTTGTGCAGCTATTACATCTTGATTGGTCTGGAACAGCTGACGACCATTAATAGCTTGTTGGCTAGTAGAAGTGACATCACCGTCTGCTATATCAACGATTTTAGACTGATTGACACTTAAGCCTCTAACATCAGTATTCAGTAGAACGCTACCTAATTTAACACTACCGGTAGCACCTAAATCAAGATTCTTTTTGAGGTTGTATGTGATGTTGTTACCAGTTTTAGTGACTTGTAGATTGTTCTCACCAGCAGCGATACCGATGTCAACAACATCACCTGCTTTGACAGCAGCAGCACCATTACCATTGCTTTGTAAGGTAAAGCCTTGGTCTAATGCTGTGATTGCATCACCAACATTATTCTTAGATGCGCTATTTACCGTATACGTTGGCGCGCTAACCGTACCATTAGCATTGACACTTGAATTGCCACCGAAGTTATTAGCTACAGACTGTGCATTATTGAACAGCTGACGACCGTTGATAGCTTGTTGGCTACCAGCATTAACATTACCGTCTAATATA
The sequence above is a segment of the Psychrobacter sp. PL19 genome. Coding sequences within it:
- a CDS encoding outer membrane protein assembly factor BamE, producing MNLHLYRYGLLATALLLTATGCTWHVSPGAQYGSVDANDLIFPDESKAWQKSGKLVDQSDVAKIKVGTTKSEIYELIGTPHFQEGFNAREWDYILKFSNANKNIETCRYKVIFDNSYEGRLLGDEFFVTEIYWQPASCQKYSQADR